A portion of the Canis lupus baileyi chromosome 38, mCanLup2.hap1, whole genome shotgun sequence genome contains these proteins:
- the RASSF5 gene encoding ras association domain-containing protein 5 isoform X2 → MTVDGSMSSGYCSLEEELEDCFFTAKTTFFRSVQSRPPSKNICKVAEEPQRPPTLQELRQRIDSYNSREANCLGMKLSEDGTYTGFIKVHLKLRRPVTVPAGIRPQSIYDAIKEVNLAATTDKRTSFYLPLDAIKQLHISSTTTVSEVIQGLLKKFMVVDNPQKFALFKRIHKDGQVLFQKLSVADCPLYLRLLAGPDNDVLSFVLKENETGEVEWDAFSIPELQNFLTILEKEEQDKIQQVQKKYDKFRQKLEEALRESQGKPG, encoded by the exons ATGACGGTGGACGGCAGCATGAGTAGTGGGTACTGCAgcctggaggaggagctggaggactGCTTCTTCACCGCGAAGACCACCTTCTTCAGAAGCGTGCAGAGCAGACCGCCCTCCAAG AACATCTGTAAAGTGGCGGAGGAGCCGCAGCGCCCGCCCACACTGCAGGAGCTCAGGCAGAGGATCGACAGCTACAACAGCCGCGAGGCCAACTGCCTGGGCATGAAGCTG AGTGAAGACGGCACCTACACAGGTTTCATCAAAGTGCATTTGAAACTTCGGCGGCCGGTGACCGTGCCCGCAGGGATCCGGCCCCAGTCCATCTATGATGCCATCAAGGAAGTGAACCTGGCGGCCACCACCGACAAGCGGACGTCCTTCTACCTTCCGCTCGATGCCATCAAGCAGCTGCACATCAGCAGCACCACCACAGTCAGCGAGGTCATCCAGGGGCTGCTCAAGAAGTTCATGGTTGTGGACAATCCCCAGAAGTTTGCACTTTTTAAGCGGATACACAAGGACGGGCAAG TGCTCTTCCAGAAACTTTCTGTAGCTGATTGCCCTCTCTACCTGCGCTTGCTTGCTGGGCCTGACAATGACGTCCTCAGCTTCGTGCTCAAGGAGAACGAAACTGGAGAGGTGGAG TGGGATGCCTTCTCCATCCCCGAGCTCCAGAACTTCCTAACAATCCTGGAAAAGGAGGAGCAGGACAAAATCCAGCAAGTGCAGAAGAAGTATGACAAGTTTAGGCAGAAACTGGAGGAGGCCTTAAGAGAGTCCCAGGGCAAACCTGGCTAA